The Heliorestis convoluta genome includes the window CTCGGTAAGGAGGTTCTATATGCGTCAGCGTAGCCATACCTTTTTTGGTGAGAACCGACTCTGGCAAGGGTCACGAATGATCTTGCCAGAACACCGAGCTGGTTCCATCGAAAAAGTCTGTGAAGAAAGTCTCGCCGATAGCGCCATACCCTGCCCTACGCAAGACTATTTAGAAGAGTTACAAGGGCTCATTGAAACAGCAATCGCCCAAGGTACACATCTTACTTTGCTGGTCAAAGAAAAAAACTATGTCAAAGCAGTCCAAGGCAGGCCCCTTCGTCTCGGTCAACCGCCCGGTTTTTTACGTCTTGAAAAAGAAGGGACTTCCTTCTCCATTCCCATCACAGCCATTGTAGGTGTTGAAGAAGTATGAGCCTTCAGAAAGAAGAAGCTACCATTTTACTGGCTGACATGAACTCTTTCTACGCTAGCGTAGAGAGGGCTCACAATCCAGCGCTACAGGGCAAACCTGTCCTCGTCTGTGGCGATCCAGAGCGACGTCACGGCATTATCTTAGCGGCTTCACAAGAAGCGAAAGCCTATGGCATTAAGACAGCAATGACTGTCGGAGAAGCGCTGGCTCTCTGTCCAGAAGCGCAGTGCGTCTTACCTCGCATGGCTCTTTATCTTGAAATATCTTGGAAAATACAGCAAATCGCTCGCACTTTTTCACCGCTCGTAGAACCCTATAGCGTCGATGAGCTTTTTATAGACACAGCCGGTACAGAGAAGATGGGTACGTCCGCTGAAGAAGTAGCCCATCGCTTTCGCCAACGCCTCCGCGAAGAGCTTAACATTCCCTGTTCGATTGGAATGAGCCATAACAAATTCCTAGCCAAAATGGCTTGCGACATTGAAGCCAAGAAAAGCTCTCAAGGCATCGCCTTTTGGCGAAAAGAAGATATAGAAAAAAAGCTCCATCCTCTTCCCATCAGAAAAATGTTTATGATTGGTTCCCGCATGGAGCGCCATTTTCGTAACATGGGTCTTTTGACCATTGGAGACGTAGCACACTATCCTGTCTATTATCTCACGAAGCGTTTCGGGCTCCGAGGTGAAATCTATCACCACCTGGCCTGGGGACGAGACGCCTCACCAGTCTTGCCACAATCGCTAGAAAATCCAAAAGGCATTGGCCATTCTATCACCTTGCCTCGAGACTACCACCAACTGGAAGACATTGAAACCGTTCTCTTAGAGCTTACTGATCAAGTCTGTAGTCGCGCTCGACGCCTGCAAAAAGCAGGTCGAACCCTCTCGCTTTCCCTTCGCTCCTACGATCTTACCAGAGGCTTTCATCGCCAATTCAGCCTTCCTGCGCCAACCAATCTTTCAGAGCAAGCCTTTCGTGCTGTCAAAATGCTCTTGCATCGTCACTGGAATGGCTTGCCCGTTCGTTCTGTTTCCGTAGGTCTTGATAACCTAGTAGACGATGAGATATTGCAACAAGAACTTTTTGTAGATCGGGCCCAACAAGATCGCCTGCATCGTGTTATAGACAGTGTTAGAGAACGCTTCGGTACGACAGCCATTTTACGGGGCTGCTCCTTAACAACAGCAGGTGTTGCCAAAGATAGAGCCCGAAAAATCGGAGGGCACGAAGCCTAAGATCGCAATAAAAAACCCCCTGAAGCTCCAAAAAAGAACTTCAGGGGGTTTTTGACTTTCAATAACTTTGGGCAAAGCAATTCATCAAAAGCTTACTGACGCTTCATACCAGCATGGTCAAAGAACATTTCCACAGCTTTGATTTGATACTGCACTCTTGTGTTAATCGGATCTTTAGTGCAAGTCTCAAAAATAGCTGCTTCAGACCCATGAAGACCAGCAGCACGAGCCAGACTGCCACCTACAGGGTTGCGAAGAACATTAAAGCGCTTTGTAGACGGCAAGTTTTTGTTCAATTCAGCTGTCAGTTTGTTGGCAAAGCTTTGCATCTGACCAGAAGGATGATAGATAATCGTCTGTCCTACAGAGTTTCGGTTCTGCACATTATAATCGTATCCTTCATGCAGGTCTAGAACATATTGAGGCTTGTAAGCCTGATACTCACTCCAGATTGCTCTGGATAGAGCATCGCTAGCCGTAGCACCATTGCTTTGTGGGAAGGCTCTGTTCAAGTCACCAAAAGAAGAATTCCGGCGATTGTTACTAATACCGACTTTGTTAGCATCAGGAATAACAATCAAAGTACCATTTTCAATCTTCCAGTCTTTGATTTGACGAGCGGCACGAAAACCAGCAGGCTCATTACCATGAACACCGCCTACGATCATCACGGTAGGACCTTCCTTGGCACCTTTAATCACATACATTTCTGTTGCCCAGGAAGTACCCTGACCCAGTGTTTTGGTCGTCACAGAAGCTTGTCCCGCTGGCGCCGTGTCATTGCTTCCTGTTACAGGGGCTGCACTATTGTTATTGGCTGGTGCTGCTACAGGCGCTGCTACAGGTGCTGCAGCCTGACCATTTCCAGCTAGAAGTTCATTGAGCTTTCTTGTCGTCTGCGGGCCTACTACACCATCAACAATTAGATTGTGCTCTCTTTGGAAGTTCTCTACCGCTCGATGGGTCATAGGACCGAAGTCACCATCGACACGACCCGTATAAAAGCCAAGATTGGTCAGTCGCATTTGCACTTCTACAACATCGTTACCACGATCGCCTCTTTTTAGAGAACGCTCCAATTGAAGCGTAGCATTCACATTGCTAGGAATGGCTTTCACATAAGTCGGATTGGTGGTAATATAGCCAATTCGACCATTTTGGGTCTGTACTTTCTGCCAGTACTGATTCGCTTGTTCTAAGACAACAAGTGTCTCTCCCTTGGGAACAAGCTGAATTCGAGTTGCATTTAGTTTCGGTTCTGTCCGTAAATAGGCGCCTCTTTCTACAACAGCCAGACCTGTCATTTCTTCCGTCGTAGCAAAAACCATAGAAATGGTCATGGCCAACAATAAGAAGACAGAAAGAGCTGCAATTGTCAGTTTACGTTTCAAAAGCTTATCCACCTTTCCTGTAATAATAAAAAAACCTTTATCCTCTGCAACAATGAATTTGCAACATTGCTACATGACAAATGGTACATGCATAATCCTAATACATATCAGGGGGTCAGATCCATACAAAATTAATTGAAACAGAGGGCATTAGTTGTTAATTATTAATAAAATGGCAGCTCTAAGCTTTAAAAACAAAAAAAGACCCAGTGTTATTTATTCACTCGATCTTTATGGAAAGCAGACGAAATAAGAAAAAGCGTAGGCAAACTCTTTCGCTAAATTTAATCTACAACAGCAATCTTGTCGCGAAGATCAGCATATTTCTTCGCCCCAATTCCAGCAACATTCTGCAAGTCTTCTACTTTACGAAAAGGCCCCTGGGTCGTACGATGATCAATAATTTTTTGCGCTAACGCTGGGCCAATGCCTGGCAATTGCTCTAAATCCCTGCTTTCTGCTCGATTGATATTAACCAACCCACTGGCGGTAATGGCACTTCCCTGACTGTTGTTATTATTGTGACTGGCCAATACTAGATGCGCTTCTACCGCGCTATCTTGACGCAAAGGTACAATTACCTTTTGTCCATCAATGAGTAAAGAAGCTCGGTTTAAAACTTCAATGTCCGCTTCTTCCATTGGATAAGCAAGTTGGAGAGCATCTTCCATACGACTCCCCTCTTGCAGACGATAGACACCAGGATTTTGTACAGCACCTGTAATATGTATAAAGATAGAAGGCCCTTCTTCTTCTACCTCATCATAAGCATTATCTTTGCTTCTATCACTTTGATTTTGTGCATGGGCTTCATTGGGCAAGTTAATGACTCTTTCATTAGAATAAAAACGACTTCCTTGCAAAAGCATGCCGACCACAAGGGCGATTACAATTGCACCAGCAATGTAATAGATCCTTTTTTTGTTTTCCACCAAAAATTCCTCCTGCGACCATTGTTTTCCTTAATTTCAATTCTTTCGACATATCTCTATTTATTCCTTCTTCTGTGATTCGGAATTTGTTAGGAAAAATCATTTTTCTTGTACAGTTTGAAAGCACTGAAAAAGTCTCTACTTTAGTTAACACGAAAGAAAATAGCTACTTTGTGGTGGGGTCAGGCGTTATGATTTCCTTCCGAACGGACTCATCCCACGCCATGAGCGGCAGCAAGCTGCCGATGGCTGAGGTCTGAAGTCCTCTCTCCAGGAAGTCATAACGCCTGACCCAGGTACATTTTGCTGGTTGTGACTGCGTTTTGGCCTATTGCAAATGCAATAGACAGTTGTGTAAACATAGCAGGAAGTTACGCCAAGCAGTGTCAACGGGAGTAACAATTAATAAAAAGCTCTCTGGGACTGGGCATCACGCTTTCCGCAGCGGGACTTGGGACCTCAGCGCATCAGTAGCTTGCTGGCGGTAACAGCGTGGGACCAGTCCAGAGCGGAGGAAAGCGTGATGACCAGTCCCATGCAAGAAGTAACACCAACATAATCAAGTAAAGTTGATTTTCATCTTTACTTGCTGTAGTAAATGAATTTACTCTAGGCTTCTGACAAGTTCAAGTTTGGGTCCTTAGATTGTCTGATTCATTATGCGTTCATAAGAAGGAGGTGTCCTGCCTTTGATTAAGATCTCAGATCTGCGAACTCGTGATATTGTAAATGTGACAGATGGTCGGCGGTTGGGCGTTATTAAAGATATTGATATTGATCCAGAAATGGGCAAGGTAAAAGCACTGATATTGCCTGCCCAGGGACGTATTATGGGTCTTTTTGGTAAGGGTGGCGATGATTTAATTGTACCTTGGGATAAAATCAAAAAAATTGGTATTGATGTGATTCTTGTAGAATTAAATCATCTTGGTGAGCCTTTTCATCAAGATATTGGCTAAAAGAAAGCCTTTAATCGAAGGAAAGAGATGACTTCGATTAAAGGCTCTTATTATGCGAAAGTATGGCAAATTGTGCCTTGACGCATCAATATGTAGAAAGATATAATTACTCGTGCACTAGATCTAGTAAAAAGAAGCGGGGTTTATCCAATGTATTGTCTATACTGTGGTCATTCTGAGACCAAGGTCATAGATACCCGTTCTGCTGAAGACGGAAGAGCGATTCGACGGCGCAGAGAATGTTCTGACTGTAATAGACGCTTTACAACTCTAGAGAAAGCAGAAGAGATGCCTCTATTGGTCCGTAAAAAAGATGGTTCCTTAGAGCTTTTTGATCGAGACAAGCTTGCGAAGGGACTGCTAAGGGCGTGTGAAAAGCGGCCTGTTGCGACGGATCAAATTGAGGCGCTTGTTTTTTCTGTGGAAAGAGATCTACGCAACCAATGTAGTCGAGAAGTGACGGCGCAACAGATTGGGGAGCTTGTTATGGAAAAGTTGCGTGATCTAGATGAAGTTGCTTATGTGCGATTTGCTTCTGTCTATCGTCAATTTAAAGACTTGAATCGGTTTTTAGAAGAAGTAGAGAGACTTTTACTGAAGAATAAGTAGGTTGTTTTTACGCGAGGCACCGATTTCTTAGGGCTATTAGAGATAGCAATTAACAATGTAACCACAGTGTCAATTATATAAATAAGGATACCTGCTTAAGGAGGAATGATGGTTGTTCAACCAGATTCGCAAAAGAGATGGACGGGTCGTTGATTTTAATGAATCAAAGATTACCGATGCCATTTTCAAAGCAGCGAAAGCAGTCGGTGGGGAAGACCGCCATATGGCGATGGAATTGACGCTACAAGTGATACGTGCTTTGAAAGCAAAATACAATGGACATATTTTTTCGGTTGAAGATGTGCAAGACATGGTAGAAAAGGTTTTGATTGAAGAAGGCCATGCTCGAACTGCAAAAGCATACATAATCTATCGCAGCCAGCGTACAAGAATTCGTGATGCTCGTTCTGACTTGATGGATGCTGTACAAGAGATTCTGAGAGAAACGAGTCGTGAAAATGCCAACGTGTCGAACAGCCCTTCCGCCAAGGTTCTTCAGATTTCTGAAGTAGCTTCGGTGAACTACTACTTAAACCGCGTTATTCCTGAAGAAGAATCGGCAGCTCATCGCAATGGTGATATTTATATTCATGATCTGGCTTGGTACGGCAAAACGATGACTTGTTTGCAAATCCCATTAAGTAGATTGTTAGCCAAAGGTTTTGATAATGGTCACGGCTATATTCGTCCTCCCAAAAGTATTAAGACAGCAGCAGCGTTAGCAGCGATTATTTTGCAGTCGAATCAGAATGACATGCATGGCGGTCAGTCTTATGCATCTTTCGATTCCGATCTAGCTCCTTATGTGAAGTCTGAGTATGAACGCCAAAAAGAAGAGCTTCTAAAGGATTTTCAGTCTTTGGATCTTGAGGTTTCTCCGGAAAAGGCCGATCAATTGGTTCGACGCCGTGTAGAAGCGGAGACTTATCAAGCTATGGAAGGCTTTATCTATAACCTCAACACGATGCACAGCCGTGCAGGGGCCCAGGTGCCTTTTTCATCGATTAATTTTGGTACCGATACTTCTTGGGAAGGTCGGCTTATTACAGGCACTTTTCTCAAAGCATATGCACGAGGCTTAGGCAAGGGAGAAGCGCCTATATTCCCCAATGTTTGTTTTAAAATCAAAAAAGGCGTTAACTATAATCCCGAAGATAAGAACTATGATCTGTTTCAATTATCGATGAAGGTAGCATGCAAACGTCTCTTCCCAAACTTTGCTTTTCAAGACGCATCTTTCAACAAGCCTTACAGTGAGCAAGGTGAAGAAGTGGCTTATATGGGTTGCCGTACCCGAGTCATTGGCAATGTAGTAGGGCCTGAAGTTACAGAAGGTCGTGGGAATCTCTCTTTTACAAGCATTAACTTACCTCGGCTAGGCCTTCGTGCAGAAGGCAATCTAGAGCGCTTCTGGTCTCTCCTTGATGAAACGATTGAACTGGTCGTTCAACAGTTGCTAACTCGTTATACCGTTCAGAGCAACTTAAAAGTCCGAGATTTTCCTTTTCTCATGGGGCAACGCCTTTATCTAGATAGTGAACAATTAGGGCCTCATGATACGATAGAATCGTCGATTCAACATGGCACTTTGTCTATGGGTTTCATTGGCTTGGCCGAATGCCTTATCGCCTTGGTGGGGAGTCACCATGGGGAATCAGCAAAAGCGCAAGATCTAGGTCTTAAAATTGTGGCTCATATGCGAGCGCGCCTTGATCAAGAGACCCAAAAGAGGAAACTTAATTTCTCTTTGCTAGCTACGCCCGCTGAAGGATTGTCTGGGAAGTTTACAGCGAAAGACAGAGGTCTTTTCGGGATTGTAGAAGGTATCACCGATCGAGAGTGGTACACCAACTCTTTTCATGTTCCAGTCGATTATAAGATTGGTGCGTTCGAAAAAATCGCCATTGAAGGACCTTATCATAAATATTGCAATGCAGGCCATATCTCTTATGTGGAACTGCCTTCAGCACCGGAGCATAACTTACAAGCTTTTGAAAGCTTAATTAAAGCCATGTATGACGCCGACATGGGTTATGGAGCTATTAATTTTCCCGTTGATATCTGTAAATCTTGTGGTTACTACGGTGTTATTCCCGAAGATTCTTGTTGCAAATGTGGTGAAGGCGCCATTACACGAGTTCGACGCATTACAGGCTATCTTTCTACACTGGATCATTTTAACGATGCCAAGAAAAAGGAAGAAGCGAGCCGGAGAGTCCATTACAATCCCAAATCGGATTGCTGTCATTGATCGAAAAAGCGGCCCAATACTCATAGGAGTATCGGGTCGCTTTCATCGCTTTCGTACAGATTCTCTACGTAGCTTGTCCAATCCCTTGGTTGATTCGCCGAATCGGGCAGGGCTTTTCACTTTATGAATTTTTCCTATATAATGATGGAGAGGAAACATAGAGATGACGCACGAAGGAAGAAAAGGAAAATGATCGAAAGTAATAGGAGTTCGAAATGATTACACTACGATTGGCAGGCATCGTAAAAGATAGCATTGTTGATGGGCCTGGAATTCGAGCTACTCTTTTTGCACAAGGTTGTCTTCATCATTGTCCTGGTTGCCACAACCCGCAAACGCATGATTTGACGAAAGGGCAAGAGATGTCCATCGATGAAATTGTAACGATTCTTGAAAAAACAACATATCTAGATGGAGTAACTTTTTCTGGCGGTGAACCTTTTTTGCAAGCCCAGGCCTTTGCGTTACTAGGGCAAAAGATTCGTGCTCGGGGAATGCATCTCATCATTTATACAGGTTATACTTTCGAACAAATTATAGCGCTGGCGGAGCATGAGAGAAGCTACCTTGATTTGTTAGAGCAAGCGAACTGGTTAATCGATGGTCTCTTTAGAGAAGAAGAAAAAGATTTGTCTCTGCCTTTTCGAGGCTCAAGAAATCAACGAATTATTGACGTGAAAGAATCAATTCGGACAGGTAACGTGATTCCAGTGATGGATTGATGAAAAGAAAGGGGAAGTATTTTGCCAGAGAAGAAGTGGTCACAGCAGCGTGAAGGCGATTTTGTCTTTTTCCATCCCCATTGGCCATCTGGTGCGATTGGTGCCGTTAGTACAAGATATGGGGGCGTTAGCTCTAGACCTTATGATAGTCTGAACCTAGCCTTTCATGTTCAAGATGAAGAAGCTAGGGTTTGGGAAAATCGAGAGCGGCTTACCCAGACCCTGGGCTTATCTTCATCGCAATGGGCTACTGTGAATCAAGTACATGGTACGAAAGTACACTGGATTGAAAAAGAAGAGTGCCATGATTTTGCAAGACGAGAAGGCATAGAGCTTCTCGATGGAGATGGCATTGCGACGGAGGTTCCTTCCTTGCCTTTGGCTGTTTTTGGCGCTGACTGTGCTTTACTGCTCTACTATGATCCAATAGATAGAAGAATTGGTGCAGTTCATGCTGGTTGGAGAGGCACTGTTGCTGGTTTACCAGCTCTCATGGTTCAAGAATTCAAGCAACGAGGTAGCCTTATTGACAATATACATGTAGCCATAGGCCCTGCCATTGGTCCTTGTTGCTATCCTGTTGGCCCAGAGGTGGTGGCAGCTTTTAAGGAAAAATGGTCTTTTGCGGATCAGCTTTTTTCTCCTGAAGATAAAGATGGAACAGTGCGACTTCATCTTTTAAAGGCCATTGAACTTCAACTTGAAGAGGTCGGACTTTTAGGAGAGCAAGTTTCATCGCTTGATTTATGTACATCTTGCCATGATGATATTTTTTATTCTTATCGTCGTGCTCATGGTCAGACAGGCCGTCATGGTGCCTTGATTATGTTAACAGAAGAAAGGTAGAGGAGAGACTTTATGGCTAAGATTTTAGTTGTTGAAGATGACAGCAATATTTTAGAACTTGTTAAGTTTAACCTAGAAAAAGAAGGCCATCAGGTAGAAGAAGCTCTTGATGGCGAAAGCGCTATTATAAAGTTACAAGAAGAATTGCCCGATTTGGTAATATTAGATCTGATGCTTCCTCGCCTTGATGGTCTTGAAGTATGTCGGAGAATTCGTTCACGGTCTCGTTCCTCGAACTTGCCTGTTATGATGCTTACAGCAAAGGGTGAGGAAGTAGATAAAGTATTAGGATTAGAGATGGGTGCCGACGACTACATGACCAAGCCTTTTAGTCCTCGCGAACTGGTGGCAAGAGTCAAGGCTCTATTAAGAAGAAGCCACCGCGGTGAAGCTTCTGCTAGCGGACCTATTCATGTTGCTGAATTGTCCATTGATGTAGAAAGGTATGAAGTCTGGATTAACGGACGCAAGCAAGATCTAACACCGAAAGAATTTGAATTATTGCGATGGTTGGCTTCTAATCCTGGTAAAGTATTTAACCGTGAGTTTTTGTTGGAACGTGTCTGGGGTTATGACTATTACGGCGATAGTAGAACAGTAGATGTACATATTCGCCATATTAGACAGAAAATCGAGAAGGACCCAAGCAATCCTAGATATATCGAAACTGTACGAGGCGTGGGATATAAATTCCGCGATCCAGCGGAAATGGGATGAAAATATTTTGAGAAAACCTTATAGCATCAAAATAATTATTGTTTACACCTATCTTTTTCTTTTGTTAATACCAGCGATTGGTTTATTTATTTTCGGACCTGCTATGGAAGATAGGTTGCAGACGGCTTGGTGGTTCCTGGGCTACCTTGTGCTCTCAACGGGGCTTGTCTATGTCTGGGCTGGAAAAATAAGTCGCACCCTTGATGATGTAAGACGAGCTGTAGAGGATATGAAAGATGGCGCCATGCCTAGACTTTATGGCATTCAAAGAGAAGGAGAGTTAGGTCAACTAGCCTCAGCCATTCGAACTACGGCAGAAAGCTTACAAAAGGAAATACGAGACTTAAATCAAGAAAAGGATAAGTTTGAAACAGTACTCGGTTCTATGGTAGAAGGCGTTGTCGGCTTTGATCGACATGGTCGTATCCTATTAGTCAATGAAGCAGCCGAAAAAATGTTATTGATTGATGCAGATAAGGCCAAGGGGAAGCTCCTTGTAGAAGTAATCCGGAATAGAGAACTAGAAACAGTATTTTCTCATACTTTACAAAGCGGTGAGGCAGGGCGACAAGAAATTCAACTTTGGCCCAATCGATGGTTGATCTATCGAGTGCAGGTCATTCCTTTCTGGTCAGAAAAGCGCCTTCGCGGTGCTGTTATGGTTCTTCAGGATATTACAGAAGTAAGACGCTTAGAGCAGATGCGAACAGAGTTTGTAGCGAATGTCTCCCATGAATTGCGAACCCCTCTGACTTCGATCAAAGGATTTGTAGAAACGTTACTCGATGGTGCTCTTGAAGATAAAAAAGTATCTCAACGATTTTTATCTATCATTGATGCTGAAACGGATCGCTTACAGCGTCTTATCGAAGACTTGCTAAAACTATCTCATATAGAAAGCCACCGCGAAGCGATCTTTCAAGGTGAAACAGATGCTGTACCAGAGATCTATCGAATTAGAAGTTTATTAACGCCGATGGCGCAGGAGAAGGATGTAATACTACACTTTGAAGTAGAAAGGTCTTTGGTGTTGGTGCCTCTTACGTCCGATCATCTGCAACAAGTTCTCGTCAACCTCGTTGAAAATGCCATTAAATACAATAAAAAAGGTGGTGTCGTTCACCTTCGGGCCTTTCAGAAAGAGGGACTGGTACAAATCACGATAAAAGATACGGGAATTGGTATTCCTGAAGAAAGCTTACCAAGAATCTTTGAGCGCTTTTATCGAGTTGATAAAGCTCGTTCCAGAGATATTGGAGGTACCGGGCTAGGTCTAGCCATTGTAAAGCATATTGTGGAAGGCAGTGGTGGAACCATCGCCGTAACTTCTCGTGTAGGCCAAGGAACGACTTTTTCGATTTCTTTTTCAAGCGTTAACAATTTAACGAGAACTTAATCTGATTTTTATGGCTCTATAATGGACAAAGTCTACTATTACCTTATAAGAACGAGGGTGAGTAGACTTTTTTTATTGCCTTTTCTTATCATCTACAAAGGAGGAATCAACAATAGTGTTACAAAATCGCAAAGCAACAAATGTGCTGGCCAAAGAAATAGATGATATGATGATTGCTCATTCCATTGCTACAAAGCCCATTGGTCAATTTACAGAACCTGTTCAGATGATGGATGGAAATATGAAAACACGTTATATTGCTGATTTTTTTGAGCGGGCACCTCATTCACAAAGTATCGTGGTTACTGATAAAGGGCTGCCAATTGGTTTGGTGATGAAAGATAAATTCTTTGCCCACCTTGGAAAGCGCTATGGTGTTTCGATCTACTACGAGAGGCCTGTCCACTTAATAATGGATCCAAATTTTACTCGTGTTGATAGCGAGGCAACGGTGGAAGACGTTTCGAAGATAGCGACACAACGAGAAAGCAATGTACTATACGATAGCATTGTTGTAACAGATCATGGTCGCTGTGTCGGCATTATTACAATTAAAGCTTTGTTAGATCTTATTACAGGAAATCAAGTTGCTTTGGCCAGGAGTCAAACAAACAGTTTAAGAAAAACAGCTGATATGGTAGCTAATATTGCTGAATTAGCGCAGAAAATTGAAGCCTATAGTGCCCAGACCAAAGAAAAGTCTCAGAACATGCACAATTCAACAGTAGGAGGTCGGAAAGCAGTAATAGAAACACTCAAAGTAATCGAGCAAATTGGTCAAGCCATAAAAAAAGAAGCAGAGATCATTCATGAACTCGAAAAATATTCCAATAAAATCAAACCCATATCGTTGGTGATTGGCAAATTAGCTGGGCAGATTGACATGCTTGCTTTGAATGCTTCTATTGAAGCAGCGCGAGCCGGTCAACATGGTCGAGGCTTTGCTGTCGTTGCAGCTGAAATCAAAAAACTTGCTG containing:
- a CDS encoding DNA polymerase IV, producing MSLQKEEATILLADMNSFYASVERAHNPALQGKPVLVCGDPERRHGIILAASQEAKAYGIKTAMTVGEALALCPEAQCVLPRMALYLEISWKIQQIARTFSPLVEPYSVDELFIDTAGTEKMGTSAEEVAHRFRQRLREELNIPCSIGMSHNKFLAKMACDIEAKKSSQGIAFWRKEDIEKKLHPLPIRKMFMIGSRMERHFRNMGLLTIGDVAHYPVYYLTKRFGLRGEIYHHLAWGRDASPVLPQSLENPKGIGHSITLPRDYHQLEDIETVLLELTDQVCSRARRLQKAGRTLSLSLRSYDLTRGFHRQFSLPAPTNLSEQAFRAVKMLLHRHWNGLPVRSVSVGLDNLVDDEILQQELFVDRAQQDRLHRVIDSVRERFGTTAILRGCSLTTAGVAKDRARKIGGHEA
- a CDS encoding peptidoglycan-binding protein; translation: MKRKLTIAALSVFLLLAMTISMVFATTEEMTGLAVVERGAYLRTEPKLNATRIQLVPKGETLVVLEQANQYWQKVQTQNGRIGYITTNPTYVKAIPSNVNATLQLERSLKRGDRGNDVVEVQMRLTNLGFYTGRVDGDFGPMTHRAVENFQREHNLIVDGVVGPQTTRKLNELLAGNGQAAAPVAAPVAAPANNNSAAPVTGSNDTAPAGQASVTTKTLGQGTSWATEMYVIKGAKEGPTVMIVGGVHGNEPAGFRAARQIKDWKIENGTLIVIPDANKVGISNNRRNSSFGDLNRAFPQSNGATASDALSRAIWSEYQAYKPQYVLDLHEGYDYNVQNRNSVGQTIIYHPSGQMQSFANKLTAELNKNLPSTKRFNVLRNPVGGSLARAAGLHGSEAAIFETCTKDPINTRVQYQIKAVEMFFDHAGMKRQ
- a CDS encoding helix-hairpin-helix domain-containing protein, which produces MENKKRIYYIAGAIVIALVVGMLLQGSRFYSNERVINLPNEAHAQNQSDRSKDNAYDEVEEEGPSIFIHITGAVQNPGVYRLQEGSRMEDALQLAYPMEEADIEVLNRASLLIDGQKVIVPLRQDSAVEAHLVLASHNNNNSQGSAITASGLVNINRAESRDLEQLPGIGPALAQKIIDHRTTQGPFRKVEDLQNVAGIGAKKYADLRDKIAVVD
- a CDS encoding YlmC/YmxH family sporulation protein, whose protein sequence is MIKISDLRTRDIVNVTDGRRLGVIKDIDIDPEMGKVKALILPAQGRIMGLFGKGGDDLIVPWDKIKKIGIDVILVELNHLGEPFHQDIG
- the nrdR gene encoding transcriptional regulator NrdR codes for the protein MYCLYCGHSETKVIDTRSAEDGRAIRRRRECSDCNRRFTTLEKAEEMPLLVRKKDGSLELFDRDKLAKGLLRACEKRPVATDQIEALVFSVERDLRNQCSREVTAQQIGELVMEKLRDLDEVAYVRFASVYRQFKDLNRFLEEVERLLLKNK
- a CDS encoding anaerobic ribonucleoside triphosphate reductase, which gives rise to MFNQIRKRDGRVVDFNESKITDAIFKAAKAVGGEDRHMAMELTLQVIRALKAKYNGHIFSVEDVQDMVEKVLIEEGHARTAKAYIIYRSQRTRIRDARSDLMDAVQEILRETSRENANVSNSPSAKVLQISEVASVNYYLNRVIPEEESAAHRNGDIYIHDLAWYGKTMTCLQIPLSRLLAKGFDNGHGYIRPPKSIKTAAALAAIILQSNQNDMHGGQSYASFDSDLAPYVKSEYERQKEELLKDFQSLDLEVSPEKADQLVRRRVEAETYQAMEGFIYNLNTMHSRAGAQVPFSSINFGTDTSWEGRLITGTFLKAYARGLGKGEAPIFPNVCFKIKKGVNYNPEDKNYDLFQLSMKVACKRLFPNFAFQDASFNKPYSEQGEEVAYMGCRTRVIGNVVGPEVTEGRGNLSFTSINLPRLGLRAEGNLERFWSLLDETIELVVQQLLTRYTVQSNLKVRDFPFLMGQRLYLDSEQLGPHDTIESSIQHGTLSMGFIGLAECLIALVGSHHGESAKAQDLGLKIVAHMRARLDQETQKRKLNFSLLATPAEGLSGKFTAKDRGLFGIVEGITDREWYTNSFHVPVDYKIGAFEKIAIEGPYHKYCNAGHISYVELPSAPEHNLQAFESLIKAMYDADMGYGAINFPVDICKSCGYYGVIPEDSCCKCGEGAITRVRRITGYLSTLDHFNDAKKKEEASRRVHYNPKSDCCH
- the nrdG gene encoding anaerobic ribonucleoside-triphosphate reductase activating protein, translated to MITLRLAGIVKDSIVDGPGIRATLFAQGCLHHCPGCHNPQTHDLTKGQEMSIDEIVTILEKTTYLDGVTFSGGEPFLQAQAFALLGQKIRARGMHLIIYTGYTFEQIIALAEHERSYLDLLEQANWLIDGLFREEEKDLSLPFRGSRNQRIIDVKESIRTGNVIPVMD
- the pgeF gene encoding peptidoglycan editing factor PgeF, translating into MPEKKWSQQREGDFVFFHPHWPSGAIGAVSTRYGGVSSRPYDSLNLAFHVQDEEARVWENRERLTQTLGLSSSQWATVNQVHGTKVHWIEKEECHDFARREGIELLDGDGIATEVPSLPLAVFGADCALLLYYDPIDRRIGAVHAGWRGTVAGLPALMVQEFKQRGSLIDNIHVAIGPAIGPCCYPVGPEVVAAFKEKWSFADQLFSPEDKDGTVRLHLLKAIELQLEEVGLLGEQVSSLDLCTSCHDDIFYSYRRAHGQTGRHGALIMLTEER
- a CDS encoding response regulator transcription factor — translated: MAKILVVEDDSNILELVKFNLEKEGHQVEEALDGESAIIKLQEELPDLVILDLMLPRLDGLEVCRRIRSRSRSSNLPVMMLTAKGEEVDKVLGLEMGADDYMTKPFSPRELVARVKALLRRSHRGEASASGPIHVAELSIDVERYEVWINGRKQDLTPKEFELLRWLASNPGKVFNREFLLERVWGYDYYGDSRTVDVHIRHIRQKIEKDPSNPRYIETVRGVGYKFRDPAEMG